A window from Bosea sp. ANAM02 encodes these proteins:
- a CDS encoding aliphatic sulfonate ABC transporter substrate-binding protein: MTSITRRLALAFVAAAGLAAPAFAQAPREIRLDYATYNPVSLLLKERGILEKALEADGIKVRWVLSAGSNKALEFLNSGSIDFGSTAGAAALIGKINGNPIKSIYVYSRPEWTALVTGARSEITKVADLKGKRVAVTRGTDPHIFLVRALADAGLTEKDVKLVLLQHADGRLALERGDVDAWAGLDPMIAAAEIESGAKLFYRKPEDNTWGILNVREAFANENPALVKKVLAAYEQARAYALANPAAVKKVLVDATKLSEAVIERQLTRTELTHSTIGQAQVDGITAAGLALKEAGVLPASTDVKAAVDALLDRRFAATN; encoded by the coding sequence ATGACCAGCATCACCCGCCGCCTCGCGCTCGCTTTCGTCGCTGCAGCAGGCCTCGCCGCGCCGGCTTTCGCCCAGGCTCCCAGGGAAATCCGGCTCGATTACGCGACCTACAACCCGGTCAGCCTTCTGCTGAAGGAGCGCGGCATTCTCGAGAAGGCGCTGGAGGCCGATGGCATCAAGGTGCGCTGGGTCCTGTCCGCCGGATCGAACAAGGCGCTCGAATTCCTCAATTCCGGCTCGATCGATTTCGGCTCTACCGCCGGGGCTGCGGCGCTGATCGGCAAGATCAACGGCAACCCGATCAAGTCCATCTATGTCTATTCCCGCCCTGAGTGGACGGCGCTCGTCACCGGCGCCAGGAGCGAGATCACCAAGGTCGCCGATCTCAAGGGCAAGCGCGTCGCCGTGACCCGCGGCACCGATCCGCATATCTTCCTCGTCCGCGCCCTGGCCGATGCCGGGCTGACCGAGAAGGACGTCAAGCTCGTCCTGCTCCAGCATGCCGATGGCCGTCTCGCGCTGGAACGTGGCGATGTCGACGCCTGGGCCGGGCTCGACCCGATGATAGCCGCCGCCGAGATCGAGAGCGGCGCGAAGCTGTTCTACCGCAAGCCCGAGGACAACACCTGGGGTATCCTCAACGTCCGCGAGGCCTTCGCCAACGAGAACCCGGCCTTGGTGAAGAAGGTGCTGGCGGCCTACGAGCAGGCACGTGCATACGCCCTCGCCAACCCGGCCGCCGTGAAGAAGGTGCTGGTCGACGCCACCAAGCTCTCGGAGGCCGTGATCGAGCGCCAGCTCACCCGCACCGAATTGACCCATTCCACCATCGGCCAGGCCCAGGTCGACGGCATCACCGCCGCCGGCCTCGCGCTGAAGGAGGCGGGCGTTCTGCCGGCCTCGACCGATGTGAAGGCCGCCGTCGACGCGCTGCTCGACCGGCGCTTCGCCGCCACCAACTGA
- a CDS encoding ABC transporter permease, producing MSVLEIAAAVDEPERRPAAPCRSYGLAVAGFVLPVVLAVLWEGLVAAGIANGRLMPPPSVVGRTLWGLAASGELLTHAGATLWRVAAGFGLGALAGTVLGAVTGALPVARSLLDPTLQALRAIPSIAWVPLFILWLGIFEASKVALIAVGVFFPVYLGVAAAIQGIDRKIVEVGRVFRLARLAMVRRVLLPAILPAWIVALRSGLGLGFMFVVAAEIMGASEGLGYLLVDGQQLGRPDTIIAAIISFAVLGKLADGLLVAITRPFLAWQDTARDKL from the coding sequence ATGAGTGTCCTCGAGATCGCAGCCGCCGTGGATGAGCCGGAACGGCGCCCCGCCGCGCCGTGCCGCTCCTACGGGCTCGCGGTTGCCGGTTTCGTCTTGCCGGTCGTGCTGGCCGTTCTCTGGGAAGGACTGGTCGCGGCCGGCATCGCCAATGGCCGCCTGATGCCGCCGCCCAGCGTCGTCGGCCGCACGCTCTGGGGCCTCGCCGCCTCGGGCGAGCTTCTGACCCACGCGGGCGCGACGCTCTGGCGAGTGGCGGCGGGTTTCGGCCTCGGCGCGCTTGCCGGCACGGTGCTCGGCGCGGTCACGGGCGCGCTGCCGGTCGCCCGCAGCCTGCTCGACCCGACCTTGCAGGCCTTGCGCGCGATCCCTTCGATCGCCTGGGTGCCGCTCTTCATCCTCTGGCTCGGCATCTTCGAGGCTTCGAAAGTGGCGCTGATCGCGGTCGGCGTCTTCTTTCCGGTCTATCTCGGCGTCGCCGCCGCAATTCAGGGCATCGACCGCAAGATCGTCGAGGTCGGCCGCGTCTTCCGCCTCGCGCGTCTCGCCATGGTGCGGCGCGTCCTGCTGCCGGCGATCCTGCCGGCCTGGATCGTCGCCCTGCGCTCCGGCCTCGGCCTCGGCTTCATGTTCGTGGTCGCGGCCGAGATCATGGGGGCGAGCGAGGGGCTCGGCTATCTGCTCGTGGATGGCCAGCAGCTCGGCCGCCCCGACACCATCATCGCGGCCATCATCAGCTTCGCCGTGCTCGGCAAGCTGGCGGACGGCCTGCTCGTCGCCATCACGCGCCCCTTCCTCGCCTGGCAGGATACGGCGCGCGACAAGCTTTGA
- a CDS encoding ABC transporter ATP-binding protein, which translates to MLSFDRLSKTYADGTRALSAVTLDVGRGEIVALLGGSGCGKTTLLRLVAGLDRPSEGTIRLDGEAIAEPRADVGVIFQEPRLFPWLSVAGNAGFGLSHLPASEREALITNALVRVGLAGHEKRWPRELSGGQQQRVAIARALVTRPKLLLMDEPFSALDATTRASLHGHLLALWQESRPTVVMVTHDVEEAVTLADRIVVMQPRPGRIFDELDNPLARPRDRLSPAFEATKREALRALDRSLRDEAPHQEKAAETAGMWW; encoded by the coding sequence ATGCTGAGTTTCGACCGGCTGTCCAAGACCTATGCCGACGGCACGCGCGCGCTCTCGGCGGTCACGCTCGATGTCGGGCGCGGCGAGATCGTCGCGCTGCTCGGCGGCTCCGGCTGCGGCAAGACCACCTTGCTGCGGCTTGTCGCCGGGCTCGACCGGCCGAGCGAGGGCACGATCCGCCTCGATGGCGAGGCGATCGCCGAGCCCCGCGCCGATGTCGGCGTCATCTTCCAGGAGCCGCGTCTCTTTCCCTGGCTCAGCGTCGCCGGGAATGCCGGTTTCGGGCTGTCGCATCTCCCGGCTTCCGAGCGTGAGGCATTGATCACCAATGCGCTCGTCCGCGTCGGTCTCGCCGGCCATGAGAAGCGCTGGCCGCGCGAACTCTCCGGCGGGCAGCAGCAGCGCGTCGCGATTGCCCGCGCCCTCGTCACGCGGCCGAAGCTCCTGCTGATGGACGAGCCCTTCTCGGCGCTCGACGCGACGACGCGCGCGAGCCTGCACGGCCATCTGCTGGCGCTCTGGCAGGAGAGTCGTCCGACGGTCGTGATGGTCACGCACGATGTCGAGGAGGCCGTGACATTGGCCGACCGGATCGTGGTGATGCAGCCCAGGCCCGGCCGCATCTTCGACGAACTCGATAATCCCCTGGCCCGCCCGCGCGACCGGCTCTCGCCAGCCTTCGAGGCGACGAAGCGCGAAGCCCTGCGCGCGCTCGACCGCTCCTTGCGCGACGAAGCCCCGCATCAGGAGAAGGCGGCCGAGACCGCCGGCATGTGGTGGTGA